From Anopheles arabiensis isolate DONGOLA chromosome 3, AaraD3, whole genome shotgun sequence, a single genomic window includes:
- the LOC120903157 gene encoding uncharacterized protein LOC120903157 isoform X2 gives MARRPKRSALVLAIALVAFCQLVHYRCVVATGGVAGAGVVPQAVSSGEEADAAADLDAAESNHRALLNLPKFGDRLAPRNRPQVEDIGPVGASERPSVSGRQARGPTVYAGGRVPSGGSGPPPAHHPPGVPSDNDIKRSDVMMMVVSSRSVKGAGVRAGSQDLTEEDEEEEGEEEEGEEEIEAEEVAKGGDDSGGDYFAIDAAHKPESLGRSSGTDQLAQNRLEPTGDGSAVVSGGDAVVQQQPESAGRSASAGINIAGISNASSAQAHRLEMSTEFFVVPSTASSAASRSTTVRPGGVILAARHPAAATSSSSSSSTTRQSVTPPTVVSTTGYAGGLRKEPWVVPVLVLASLSMLMMAAFEVFVLCKAWRTSPSRRHLFLGQMLLLGLFACSGLAAVLTVNPTVLSCATMRFGAGVAFALVFASLLVKCVFLISLNGGVYLPAPYQGLLLLFAVLIQVAVGGQWLLTSPPGVDNVPVGAGVGGAGSTAVSSRYHLLLTAGDLAATATPTIPLCHTPFAELLLSLIYIVFLIVFVAILAIKSRGIRDNYREATYIGLAIGGIIPIWLGWTLCGLAVADRHRDACLAFGLVATSSTVFLVMFMPKGRQLAAMGKEGLYVEDREERFSSLSRAGSGYSPSFFHFKPIKYGVMGPSPTLQTASGNLVGTTAATTTTKHHQAVATLGGGLFMRPDETNLYTTLEQTMSSNPNVYFQRGGGVHPGMMY, from the coding sequence ATGGCTCGTCGACCGAAACGGTCGGCGCTCGTGTTAGCGATCGCGCTGGTGGCGTTCTGCCAGTTGGTGCACTATCGGTGTGTGGTGGCTACGGGTGGTGTGGCGGGTGCTGGTGTTGTCCCGCAGGCAGTGAGCAGTGGTGAAGAAGCGGATGCGGCCGCCGATCTCGATGCGGCGGAAAGCAACCACCGGGCGTTGCTGAATCTGCCCAAGTTCGGCGACCGGTTGGCACCGCGCAACCGCCCGCAGGTGGAAGACATCGGGCCGGTCGGTGCGTCGGAGCGGCCGAGTGTTAGTGGTAGACAGGCCCGCGGGCCAACAGTGTACGCGGGTGGGCGGGTGCCGAGCGGGGGGTCGGGTCCGCCACCGGCCCACCATCCACCCGGTGTCCCGTCCGACAATGACATCAAGCGCAGTgacgtgatgatgatggtggttagCTCGCGCAGTGTGAAGGGTGCGGGTGTGCGGGCCGGCTCGCAGGACCTCACCGAGGAggacgaagaggaggagggcgaggaggaggagggcgaGGAAGAGATCGAGGCGGAGGAAGTGGCGAAGGGTGGTGACGATTCCGGTGGTGACTATTTCGCGATCGATGCCGCACACAAGCCGGAGTCGCTCGGTCGTTCCTCCGGCACGGATCAGCTCGCGCAGAATCGATTAGAACCGACCGGTGACGGGTCGGCGGTAGTGAGTGGGGGTGATGCGgtagtgcagcagcagccggagAGTGCGGGTAGAAGTGCGTCGGCCGGTATCAACATTGCCGGCATCAGCAATGCGTCCTCCGCCCAGGCGCATCGGCTCGAGATGTCGACCGAGTTCTTCGTAGTGCCATCGACAGCGTCGTCCGCGGCGTCCCGCTCCACGACGGTGCGGCCCGGCGGGGTCATACTGGCCGCCCGTCATCCGGCCgctgccaccagcagcagcagcagcagcagtacaacGCGCCAGAGCGTGACCCCGCCGACGGTCGTGTCGACGACCGGGTACGCGGGCGGGCTGCGCAAAGAGCCGTGGGTAGTGCCGGTGCTGGTGCTCGCCTCGCTGTCGATGCTGATGATGGCCGCGTTCGAGGTGTTCGTGCTGTGCAAGGCCTGGCGGACGTCGCCGAGCCGGAGGCACCTCTTCCTCGGccagatgctgctgctcgggcTGTTCGCCTGCTCCGGGCTGGCGGCCGTGCTGACCGTCAACCCGACCGTGCTGTCCTGCGCTACGATGCGCTTCGGGGCTGGTGTGGCGTTCGCGCTCGTCTTCGCGTCGCTGCTCGTGAAGTGTGTGTTTCTGATCAGCCTGAACGGGGGCGTGTACCTGCCGGCACCGTACcaggggctgctgctgctgttcgccgTGCTGATACAGGTGGCGGTCGGCGGCCAGTGGCTGCTCACGTCCCCGCCCGGTGTGGATAATGTGCCGGTGGGTGCGGGCGTGGGCGGTGCTGGCAGTACGGCCGTGTCCAGCCGCTACCATCTGCTGCTGACGGCGGGCGATCTGGCCGCCACGGCCACGCCGACCATACCGCTCTGCCACACGCCGTtcgccgagctgctgctctcgCTGATCTACATCGTGTTTCTGATCGTGTTCGTCGCCATACTGGCGATCAAGTCGCGCGGCATACGGGACAACTACCGGGAGGCGACGTACATTGGGCTGGCGATCGGGGGCATCATACCGATCTGGCTCGGGTGGACACTGTGCGGGTTGGCGGTGGCCGATCGGCACCGGGACGCTTGCCTCGCGTTCGGCCTGGTGGCGACCTCGTCCACCGTGTTTCTGGTGATGTTCATGCCCAAGGGGCGCCAGCTGGCCGCGATGGGGAAGGAGGGGCTGTACGTGGAGGATCGGGAGGAGCGGTTCAGCTCGCTGAGCCGGGCCGGGTCGGGCTATTCGCCCTCCTTCTTCCACTTCAAGCCGATCAAGTACGGGGTGATGGGACCGTCGCCGACGCTTCAGACGGCCAGCGGGAATCTGGTCGGTACCacggccgccaccaccactaccaagCATCATCAGGCTGTTGCAACATTAGGCGGAG